Genomic segment of Syngnathus acus chromosome 10, fSynAcu1.2, whole genome shotgun sequence:
ATGAGCTAACAGAATGTAATCACAACTGCTGTCAAGACTTTGGAATGAGTCTCGCCGTAATCAAACCAAACGACCAATGTACAAAAATGGACTCAAAAGCACCTTTTTCCATCTGCAGCTGGAACATTATAACTTCCCGGCTTCCTTAAACTGAGCGAGCAATCCATCATCTGCCCGGAGGGGGAACGAGAGAGTTCTGGTTTTGTAGTAGTGTGGGTCTGATTGAAGGTTCTGGATGACATCTGTGAGGAGGTGGGCTCGCTCCACACCACAACCTGGCACATCGTAGCCAAGTTTGGTGAAGTGGACATGAAGGTGGTAGTAAGATGGCTGGTAGTGCAAGTAGACTCTCAGTTTGCTGCCTGGAAGGCTGTAGTGCTGCTGGATGGCCTCCTAAAATGCCACATGATTAGATGGCTGAAGTGCATCAATAAAGTTGGTGTGGTGTCTCACCTTTCCTTTctggaaaatgttttgaaggAGTGGGATGTGCTCTGATGTCAGATCCCTCAGACTTTTGATGTTTCTCTGATGTGTGATGGCAATCAGGTACAAATTATCAGTCTGAAAAAAGGACACAACAACAACTCATTATGTGAAACAACCAGCTAATTCTTTTCATAATGTGTCTGGATCACTGGCTGGGGTAGCAAAGAAGAGGGAATGGATGAACAGTAACTCATTTGGATAAAGGATGCATCATGCGTGTTTCACCTGTTTTTGATCCCATTTGAAATCCGGGAGGAGGACAAACCCAAGCTTTGGGTCTGGATCTTCAAACACTATGCGCTCAGACTCAGCCTTCTTCTCCAGGATGTTGTATACCCACTAGGGAGTGAATGTGATGTGAAGAACATCACCACTGGATTTAAATGTTATCTTTTTCCGGCTCACTTACCTGCACACTAAAACTCTGCTTTTGGATGAAAGGAAGAGTGATGGACTGGTAGTCATCTGTTGTCTCCTCCACCAAGAAGCTCTCCTGACGCTGGTATTTCTGCACATGCTTCTCGGTGGCTGGACACACCACAGTCGCCTTCATCTCTAAAAGGCACACATGGAAAAGTCGTTCAGCTGTCATTTGTCTTCACAGATATTTATAAATTTGTCATAGCAGTACCGTTAAGGTGAGGTGGAGACCGGAGACGGTAGGTGCAGTAGATGTCATTCCTCATATCTAACTCCAGGGTGGAAGCAGCAAATATTTCAGACAGAGAATCTTCTCTGATGGGAGTCTTCTCCAGGATGACTACAGCATTCTGGTCAGCAAGCTGATGACCAAGTGAACAACCCAACCATCAATATGAGGAAAGAATACTTGTCCCCCTAAACAACTAGATGTCAGGTTGCCACGTCAGGTTGACTCTAAGTCATAAAATCTCCCGTCTTAcattgcaaaaatgaaaaaaattagaGAACTGTTTAAAATCTCGCCCTTAAACACCCTGCTTAAACGCGTAACTAGTAAACTACCAAAACTAGAAATCCAAGCCAGAACGTCTCACTCTCGTTCGATTACAAATAAAACCATAACCACACGTTAAGAATGACCGCTTTCTATTCCAATTCAGTAGCtatatattaaattaaataaatatgttacagaaaatgaatggatggatgtttaatTATCTACCTTTCCGTGGACGAAGATGGTTTTCTCCCTGGCAGAATCACTCAACACGGTAGTAGTTTGAAAACCTGACAGGACATTTTTTTCCGATTCCCTTCCATTCTCTCCTTGCTCATCTCcgtggtttgtttttgtctttttggttcTTTGAGTAAATTCATCGAATGCTTCGGGATTATTTTCACGGTTAGTTGAAATGTCCGCCATGTTTGACGCTACTTCCGCACCGCCAAAGATAGTTAATGACGGAAAGATCGTTCACTTCGAACTAACAACAAAACTGGAAGAATCGTGCGTACGAGCGGAAATAGCGCGCGTGCACGGTCTCTTTGTAATTACTAGTGcgttttttaatcaattggAAATCTGTCATTATAAGATGTTAAGTATTATTGCTCACCCAGAAATATATACAATTCAGATTGCAatgatttattcatgtttGCTGAATTTCTTGGCAGCTGCACGTGGTTAATGtgattgacattttattgagCCAACAGAATACGCACCCAATCGTCTAAATTTATGGGCGGGGTTACTTCGGAGTGGTCcaattaaaatacagtattcAGACGCTAATCGGAAGCGAAgagtatatatatgtttatcGAAAATTCCTGCAATGAGGTTGAGTGGTAATGCTCTGTTAGGTGGCCACCCGCCggacaagcaaaaaaagaagaaggttCATTGACGTTCGGTAGCGACTGAAGTATTCGGGATTCTAAATACTTGACGTGAACTTCATGTAGATGTCTAAGGTGTCATTTGGACGTCATAGCAACATGTGCATTACTGTGCTTAAATGTCTCATCGTATTCCTTCATGTGATTCTTGTCGTTGGGAGACAAGGTAACCCTCAAAGTTTGTCAAGTTATCTTGCAAATAATGTTAACGGCAACGAAAAGGCTTAaacaatttgatttgtttaacTTCGAGTGAAGTATTTAATCTAATTTTGCAGTGATTCATGATAATTAGATGCTTATCCACTTTGTCGCTGGACTAAGTTGTAAAATAACCAGCGTTTGTGCCGAGTCCACTTTGTTCGCGCTTCCTCTTTACGTCAAAAGACCAACCTTCGAAATAATTCACTTTTAGTTTAAACAATGTTTGTTCTTTGCATAGACAGACGAAATGttcttttcatcattgctgacGACCTGAGAACATCTTTGGGCTGTTATGGAGACTTAACAGTAAAATCGCCAAACATTGACCAACTGGCATCAAAAAGCCATGTTTTCCTCAATGCATTTGCACAGGTTAGCTGACTTCGGTATTTCAATAAATATTAGATTATAGCCTACTGTAGATGTTTGCTTGcctatttgaatgtttttgtgtttgcagcaAGCCGTTTGTGCACCGAGTCGAACGTCCATGTTGACAAGTCGCAGACCGGATACAACCAGGCTGTATGATTTTAAATCATACTGGAGAGTGCATGCTGGAAATTACACCACTCTCCCACAGTATTTTAAATCACATGGTTATGTTACCATGTCTGTGGGAAAAGTATTTCACCCAGGTAAATTGAATTTCTGACATACTGCATTTTCccattttcttgtcatttctgcatttttGAACAACCTGCTTTGTCATTCCGGTTTCTGATTGAATATTGAGAACAATGACTGCTGTATTTGATTGCAGGCATTGCCTCAAACTACACTGATGACTATCCTTACAGCTGGTCCATCCCTGCATACCACCCTGCTTCATTCAAATTTGAGAAACAAAAGGTACAACCAAGAAGGAAGATTTATAGTACACTACTAGACTTGTGCAATTATAACACTGTCCTGGCTGAGACCATACAGCACTTTCACAATTTAGCGCTTTAAAACGTGGTTCAGACCACTTTGACTCTGTCTCCTCCAGGCATTAGCCCCACATCTGCTGTATACATTTTCTGATATAGTGTGCAAATTAGTTACAAAAGTTGAAGTGAGGCTAATCATGCTATCGAAGGCCTTCGTCGGGTTTTCAGCTCCTGTTGACTTGCACTTCCTTTTGATCAAACAAAGTGGCAAAGTGCGTGGTAAATTCCACCTAGTCCAATGCATAAAACCTAGCAATCTTATTAAATGTGTGAGTACAGCGGTCAGAAGTGagtttttttacaacaatttGTTTGCAGGCCAAACAAAGCAGAGATTGACCAGTCTTACAGAAAGCAAAAAGTGTACATCCATGAAATTTACACTAAACTTTGCTCTCAGATGTGTAAAGGAGAAGACGGTCGCCTCCATGCCAACCTGCTGTGTGCAGTGAATGTCACAGAGCAGCCTGGAGGAACACTGCCTGACATGGAGAGTGTAGAAGAGGCGGTGAGACTTTTGAAGACTCGAGCCACAGACGGCGAGCCTTTCTTCCTGGCTGTGGGCTTTCACAAACCCCACATTCCCTTCCGTATACCGCAGGTACTGCATGCTATGAAGTTGTTCCACTGTTGGGGATTTCAACCACACAATGGTTTTAGTACTATtgcactctcctccaaaagtcTTGCAACAGAAGTAATTTtcatgtcacagatcaaaaaCTTAACTGTGTGGGTGGCACCTGTAGAAGCAATGGTTTCCATAGGAAGCAAATAGTGTTTGCCGGACTATCCCAAAAATCTTACTTTTTGACTTATTACTTTGTGTAAAAcgcacagaaaacaaaaataaatgtcactttaTTCTTGCCCTCATACCTTTGCTTGGGAAGGGAGGAACCTGTTCTAATTTAATACACTTGCTAAAAATACCCCCAAGAATACACAAAAAAGTCAGGctaataaattattatatGCTTTCACATAATCCCTGCAATGTGTTCACATACTCGTCATTGCTTGTTGGTGCAAATCATGGGTTTTCCGACTGTGAGAAGTCATTGAATGCACCTCGCGCAGAACGAGAGTGAGAACTGAAACAATAAAAGAGAAGGAACCTAGCTTCTAAAGATGGaaattgacaaacacaaaagtgtgttcatggtttttattgaaaacaagctgGTACTGTCTGCCGCACGGCAATGGCTCCCCCTATCACTCAATGAGTGTGCGTCGGTTCAGATGTCAAATTGGTTCGTAagtagatgcaaaaaaaaaggatcggCTTTCATAAGTCTAGCTCCTACTGTAATGTGAAAAACCACACTCTGCTGATGGCAAGGTGTCATACCATGatagcaaaagcaaaacaatacaaagaaaatcaaCATTTACGGGTTGTattgatacatttttttgttggtgaAGATTTGACTAAAATGTAATTGTAACCTAATGAAaacattctgtttttattccagGAGTATCTGCAGCTCTATCCCATAAAAAAGATGACGCTGGCCCCTGACACAGATGTTCCGAAACGCCTCCCCCCTGTGGCCTATAACCCTTGGACAGACATTAGGAAGCGAGACGATGTCCAAAAACTCAATATTAGCTTCCCGTATGGACCAATTCCTAAAGACTTCCAAGTATGTATCTGTgaacttaataataataattgaacaTGATTTTGTCTCTTTCTAAACAAGATGTCATTGTCTTCTAGCTCCGTATCCGCCAGCACTACTATGCCGCTGTGTCTTACATGGATGCCCAGGTTGGACGGCTGCTCAGTGCCCTTGATGCCCTGGGGCTGGCTCAGAGCACAATAGTGGTTTTCACCTCCGATCATGGTTAGCCATGACGAGTGTTTTGGGAAATGGTTTGTGTGGGATGTTGTAGTTAAAACATGCTGGGATCATTGGTTTTGCtggagatttgtttttttgtgagtaTATTCAGCAATGATTTTGCATGTTGGCTTGTCTGAATTATTTAGGTACCTCAATTGACTAAGCCACCAGAGGGCAGTGTTGTAACAGTAATgatgctattttattttagaatagTTTTCACGCTAGCTCGATGCATAAAATACAGCCAATAATACTATTCACATTCATTATAACCTGCTAAGATGGGAAAATTTATTTCTTGGACACCTTGttctttttgccattttgtttcaggCTGGTCGCTAGGCGAGCATGGTGAATGGGCAAAATACTCCAACTTTGATGTGGCGACGCATGTCCCTCTTATAATTTATGACCTTGAGCCTCCTGAATCGCAAAGTGGGCTGAAAGAACCTACCTTTCCATTTTTGGATGTCTTTAGCCAACCAGAGGTCATCTTTAAGAGTAAGAACTCACTTtactttgaatttcaaattaaatagaTTGACAATATATGGACCCCCTTCTAATGGGGCTAATATACAagccacataaaaaaaaatctgtctttACAAAGACAATGCTTAGTTTTAGATTATGGCAgtcagaatttttttatttatttttttatgttaagtGCTATCGATTTTTAGAAATAGCTTCCTCGATTTGAAATTCCTGAAACTGATTGACTCGTGTCTTTTCAAGATGATAAAGTCGTGGAAAATGTGGCCGAGTTGGTGGCCGTTTTTCCAACAGTGTGCTACTTGGCTGGCCTGAAAATGCCTGCCCCCTGTCCTGAAGTTTCTCACCAGGTatttaacatgttttaaataattccagaactttttttttttttttttttttaaccctacaaaacaattaaaacaaagtgaCATGTTAGTATAGCTATGTAACCATGATAGTACCAACTACTTGGGCTGagatgaagggaaaaaaatccttgtTTGCTACATTGATCCTGCACTCCTCCTAAATTAATTGACTTGTATAATTTTCCTGAGATCATTCCTCAATTTCATACATTATGGACATAAACGCAAACTACAACAATAATCATACTATCAACGGACTTTAACATtagaataataaaagaaaaacatccagTATGTATGGAAATCAGCCATAACAgtcttcacttttattgtTGCTGTTAATTCAGATTCCAAATATTGTTAAATACACAAGTGCTGTAGTGTAACGGTGCTTCCTGTGAAACTGATGAGTTGCATTAATATAAGAGTCTAAGCCAAACAATCCTAATTGTAGCATTGTACGACAGGCAGCAGTCCAATGTTGAaggttcatttaaaaaaaaaaaaaaaaaaaaaaaaaaaagtttgttcttGGTCGTGTAGTGAAAATTAGCAATGCACCTGCAGAGAAGTAGATTGTCTGAAAAAGATTTCAAGATTTCTGATGTGACCAGCTGGATGGCTTGGGCACCCTGCGCCTAAGTGCCTTACAAAGCTGCTTAGCAACACCTAACACTTCTGTGCTAGAGCTTTTTAAACACAGTACAGTTCTGCTTGTCCAATCTGAACCTCATGAAGTAGTCTTTCTATTCTCACACTACACACTACAGGCACAAAGGGTCCCTGGCTTCCTGTAGAAATTTGTCCAACTGCAGGGGTCTTTAGGTTAAGCACtccaaataacaataaacacaCTATCTCTTTAGAATGCTAAACTATACTTTTCATAGCATGGAAAACTATAAATAAAGTGAGGTTTAAAATGGGAAATGGCATTTGAAGGAGAGTCTTGGGTTTTGAGCAGTGATTCTAAAGGTGTCCAGATCTGTGCAATTGTGGATGCGTTGCCATGTGTGATCCAGAGGCATGGGGAGCAATGATATAGGACTTTATCACTCACAAAGTTCTGTATATGGTTCTGCGTGGTCAGGAATGTAGGCTTCAAATAGAGGAACAGAAGCTGCCTGTGCAAAGGCGAGGGGCGGGGTTTGTGTAGTAGATCAGTGAGGTAGGAAGTGTTTTTAAGGGTGAGGAGAAGACTCTCCCTAATGACCTCGCAAAACTGTTTAGTTTGGCTGAACATTGTTGTGCATCAGGGGAGGCACAGTGGTGCAATAGTTTGGGCTTTGGGTATTCGACTGTCCAGTCTTAGAACGTTGGACTCTTgtaaattgcccataggtaaATGTGAATGGTTGGCTGCCTTATTTCCAATTGATCAATCGATGGTGCAGCCCAACCTCTTACCCTACTGTGTGGGTGTAGTTTATTCATAAGGGGTTGTTTATAAGAATgatccccaaaaaaataagatgCAAACATGCCTAATATGAATGAGATGTTTCTCCTTTTTTCAGGATGAGCTGTGTACAGATGGAAGGAACTTGGCAGATGACTTtgaacgtgaaaaaaaaatcaatccagATTCTGTGGCTTTCAGCCAGTATCCACGGCCTGCTGATACACCACAGGTACTATCATGAATATCATTGTTGctttaaaccaggggtcaccaactctgGTTCTTTAGCACCTGTCCAGTGTTTTAGATGTGTTCCTCctacaacacacctgattgaaATGATCAGGACGCCATCATGTTTGTacagagcttgctgatgagctgattaTTTAAATTAGGTGTGTTGCTTGAGGGGTTAAAGTGTGCCTCTGGAGATCCTACACTGAGGTCTTGATGGGTAAAGGGAGCAATGTTTTAAAGTTTGATATGTAATCAGTGTGACCCATTTTTgtgtctattttgtttttgccaaaaTAATCCCCCTGGTTACCATTTAATGTACCATCAAGACCTCAATTTGGGATCTCCGGAGGTACACTTTAATCTCTCCTCGCCATACACTGTCCACCAACTGATCCCAGGGTGGTCTTCCAACCATCGTTTCATTTTCTGGACTGATTATTGGTCCAATTTCAAATCCGTTCAATTTCCTAGTTAATGCTAAGGTAACCGGAACTTTGCCTGCTCTGACAGCATCCAGCAAGTGATGAAATTCCCTTTGATGGCTGTCGTTACTGCGACGAAAGACTCCGCAATAAATGATTAGAAAGTAGGATTTCTTAGTAGGAAACCGGTTTTGCCTCAACTGCCATTTCCCCCAGAAGTTGGTCTGTAACTGTCAGAGGGCTAGCGTGAACCTTACCttataaacaaaacagcagtttCGGTGACATCGCACATCTAATCAGACTGCAAAATTCTTAATCAATATGGGGCAGCACAGTGGTCGTATTGTTAGCTTGTCAGCCTCATGGTGCGAAGGTTGCAGGTTCGTTCCAGTCTCTGGCCATTTTGtctggagtttgcatgttctcctcgtGCCTGTGTGGATAATTCCGGGTACTCCAGGTTCCTCCCATATCCCAAAAActtgcatggtaggctgattgactGTAGGTATGACTGCTCTGTGTGCCCTGGGAACATGCTcttctgagtgtgtgtgtgtgtgtgtgtgtgtgtgtgtgtgtgtgtgtgtgtgtgtgtgtgtgtgtgtgtgtgtgtgtgtgtgtgtgtgtgtgtgtgtgtgtgtgtgtgtgtgtgtgtgtgtgtgtgtgtgtgtgtgtgtgtgtgtgtgtgtgtgtgtgtgtgtgtgtgtgtgtgtgtgtgtgtgtgtgtgtgtgtgtgtgtgtgtgtgtgtgtgtgtgtgtgtgtgtgtgtgtgtgtgtgtgtggtgtgtgtgtgtgtgtgtgtgtgtgtgtgtgtgtgtgtgtgtgtgtgtgtgtgtgtgtgt
This window contains:
- the dcps gene encoding m7GpppX diphosphatase, encoding MADISTNRENNPEAFDEFTQRTKKTKTNHGDEQGENGRESEKNVLSGFQTTTVLSDSAREKTIFVHGKLADQNAVVILEKTPIREDSLSEIFAASTLELDMRNDIYCTYRLRSPPHLNEMKATVVCPATEKHVQKYQRQESFLVEETTDDYQSITLPFIQKQSFSVQWVYNILEKKAESERIVFEDPDPKLGFVLLPDFKWDQKQTDNLYLIAITHQRNIKSLRDLTSEHIPLLQNIFQKGKEAIQQHYSLPGSKLRVYLHYQPSYYHLHVHFTKLGYDVPGCGVERAHLLTDVIQNLQSDPHYYKTRTLSFPLRADDGLLAQFKEAGKL
- the ids gene encoding iduronate 2-sulfatase, encoding MSKVSFGRHSNMCITVLKCLIVFLHVILVVGRQDRRNVLFIIADDLRTSLGCYGDLTVKSPNIDQLASKSHVFLNAFAQQAVCAPSRTSMLTSRRPDTTRLYDFKSYWRVHAGNYTTLPQYFKSHGYVTMSVGKVFHPGIASNYTDDYPYSWSIPAYHPASFKFEKQKMCKGEDGRLHANLLCAVNVTEQPGGTLPDMESVEEAVRLLKTRATDGEPFFLAVGFHKPHIPFRIPQEYLQLYPIKKMTLAPDTDVPKRLPPVAYNPWTDIRKRDDVQKLNISFPYGPIPKDFQLRIRQHYYAAVSYMDAQVGRLLSALDALGLAQSTIVVFTSDHGWSLGEHGEWAKYSNFDVATHVPLIIYDLEPPESQSGLKEPTFPFLDVFSQPEVIFKNDKVVENVAELVAVFPTVCYLAGLKMPAPCPEVSHQDELCTDGRNLADDFEREKKINPDSVAFSQYPRPADTPQENSDLPDLKDIKVMGYSVRTYNFRFTMWLGFDPKTYQINTSDVHAGELYVIADDPGEDNNIYDDHGPHSMMKMKNMPLFTRMKLQLLYLTAGLKTNRKKA